One stretch of Podospora bellae-mahoneyi strain CBS 112042 chromosome 2, whole genome shotgun sequence DNA includes these proteins:
- the NRP1 gene encoding Asparagine-rich protein (ARP protein) (COG:A; EggNog:ENOG503NWY0): MATPQQTPPFRTDRYVVIHVATTCDEHGVYVTKDSAEVIELGWILLDANSIDLHELHRESVLVKPVNTPITPLCSEFPPFSSRRCSIAISAALINFALLTVCLLASLTTLTWEHVRNAGTFRDAINRFDAFASEHLLSNDLDFVFVTLEAWDLRVQLPREARDKSVVLPPYLQHSRTFELRTEYQRWQQHHPESLPFGPSSLANICAALEVEPVQNSAPIKHNLPFHLQALAPASPRRAMDEAVTLTRVLRGLIKKSQPAHEHPGVLSQPMDARTDVRAFLSERSKILHMSGLPHDTTQSELESWFTQFGGRPIAFWTLRTPEQSKPTGSGFAVFSSHEEAAESLCMNGRALNEKAIEVSPSSSRVLDKAANILMPFPPSKNRPRPGDWTCPSCGFSNFQRRTACFRCSFPAVSTGPTGEMGYGYGYGPPAMMGPPPHHIGHHGHGGGHGGGRMGGSGVVPFRAGDWKCGNEVCGYHNFAKNQNCLRCGAGRATAAVVADSGYPSPMDAGSSYNMGHGSIGSAPGPGSFAGPGGFGSGAGYGQHFAGPQSTYALPSGIGGGAAPYPPLNTHFGPAPGSHSAGPFDSRAVETAFQSAGNGPASAGPGNNFYGQNENDPFAFLSSGMNNLSVSNQDARQNGGSVPPNKSPA, encoded by the exons ATGGCTActccccaacaaaccccccctttcaGAACCGACCGATACGTCGTGATCCACGTCGCCACCACTTGCGACGAGCATGGTGTCTATGTCACCAAGGACTCGGCCGAGGTCATCGAGCTCGGCTGGATCCTGCTCGACGCCAACAGCATCGACCTTCACGAG CTTCACCGCGAAAGCGTCCTTGTCAAGCCTgtcaacacccccatcacccccctttgCAGTGAGTTTCCGCCATTCTCGTCCCGCCGATGCTCAATTGCTatctcggccgccttgaTCAACTTTGCTTTGCTGACCGTCTGTCTGCTAGCGAGCCTGACCACTCTCACATGGGAACACGTCCGGAATGCGGGCACTTTCCGGGATGCCATCAACCGTTTCGACGCCTTTGCCTCCGAACACCTGCTCTCGAATGACCTTGACTTCGTTTTCGTCACGCTCGAAGCTTGGGACCTGCGCGTTCAGCTTCCCCGTGAGGCCCGTGACAAGTCCGTTGTGCTGCCCCCCTATCTTCAACACTCGCGCACCTTTGAGCTCCGGACCGAATATCAGAgatggcagcagcaccatcccGAGTCTCTTCCATTCGGCCCCTCGTCTCTGGCCAACATTTGTGCTGCCTTGGAAGTCGAGCCTGTCCAGAATAGTGCCCCGATCAAgcacaacctccccttccacctccaggCACTGGCCCCTGCCTCCCCTCGTCGCGCCATGGACGAGGCTGTGACTCTCACTCGTGTGCTGAGGGGTCTGATCAAAAAgtcccagccagcccacGAGCACCCTGGTGTTCTCAGCCAGCCCATGGATGCTCGTACCGACGTCCGGGCTTTCCTTTCGGAACGGAGTAAGATCCTCCACATGTCAGGCCTGCCCCACGACACCACACAGAGCGAGCTGGAAAGTTGGTTTACTCAATTTGGCGGTCGTCCCATCGCTTTCTGGACTCTGCGTACCCCTGAGCAGTCCAAGCCCACTGGCAGCGGCTTCGCCGTGTTTTCTTCCCACGAGGAG gcTGCCGAAAGTCTGTGCATGAACGGCCGTGCATTGAATGAAAAGGCCATCGAAGTCTCTCCCAGCTCTAGTCGCGTTCTGGACAAGGCGGCCAACATCCTCATGCCATTCCCACCCAGCAAGAACAGGCCTCGGCCCGGCGACTGGACCTGCCCGTCATGCGGCTTCTCCAACTTCCAAAGACGCACGGCGTGCTTCCGTTGCTCGTTCCCTGCCGTTAGCACTGGTCCCACCGGCGAAATGGGCTATGGGTATGGATATGGCCCCCCGGCCATGATgggccctccccctcaccacatTGGCCATCACGGACACGGTGGCGGACACGGCGGTGGCCGCATGGGCGGCTCTGGTGTCGTTCCTTTCCGGGCCGGCGACTGGAAGTGTGGCAACGAGGTTTGCGGTTACCACAACTTTGCCAAGAACCAAAACTGCCTTCGGTGTGGTGCTGGCCGCGCCACGGCTGCTGTGGTAGCTGACTCTGGATATCCTTCCCCGATGGATGCCGGGTCTTCGTACAACATGGGACACGGCTCGATCGGCTCTGCCCCCGGCCCTGGTTCGTTTGCTGGCCCTGGTGGTTTTGGCTCCGGCGCAGGCTACGGTCAGCACTTTGCTGGCCCCCAGAGCACGTACGCTCTTCCCTCTGGCATTGGTGGCGGCGCTGCCCCGTATCCTCCTTTGAACACTCACTTTGGACCCGCCCCTGGGTCTCACTCGGCTGGTCCCTTTGACAGCCGTGCTGTGGAGACGGCCTTCCAATCCGCTGGCAACGGGCCCGCTTCTGCCGGTCCTGGCAACAACTTCTACGGACAAAACGAAAATGACCCCTTCGCTTTCCTTTCCTCGGGCATGAACAACCTTTCGGTCAGCAACCAGGATGCCCGTCAGAATGGCGGCTCGGTGCCTCCCAACAAGTCCCCAGCCTAA
- a CDS encoding hypothetical protein (BUSCO:EOG0926312D; EggNog:ENOG503P0N6) — MEGYLSVPPDRGTIIGRALWKPRYLVVGGPQRDRTAGIMRAPSNRSSAPRELFRVPSEGIYLSIYKSKDDQEPSQQYSINSITDCQVQMMAHRKQGPVLPTLVINIIPDPIADKLRKRRSSRTAGFTSNKDTGPAQLLFRPLDEQQQQQQQQQQQPRHNLQDWSRFIQQLIQPNMPPGRAPLSPVTPASPTFVNPFTRPRELSDSQRPGSGNAGPRPGFTRGHTTHSGRDRPVTFSDSPSLRSKRSDLSSATSSIQTHHMAFQNYTTMLPADLPSPATTVGEYQGEFIEGWTSAQGRSSALSSPVRERGSVSSGPTPLAPIMDAGTSPPGPRETILDRAFQMRRIPGSEREVPGEEKLTSLARFDALMRDMDDKRRQREAEDARRKAETAAAASASVSALDEQTGLKSAWDLDDDSSEYDDDDDDDSDGAFDEADLDGDRFSSHHSSAQRALNYISGRPDLRDRPHPPPRTHSIKTPLSYNHEALMALSSSSGVRPQTGYSGNRTRPGMSQRTHSQPQLATIIASSPSTALAEDSLSNLGPGSPPPLQRSQTEKRQSNSSAKRLSFSEFTKRLSSTSSLLLVQTNTSNTSSRGSNGEAADPPMPQSPPQSLHHLHPRAAPPAPLPPQSPTSMSERDRCGWRGSAFREDRTPVPRIPTSIAVADQQPPTLNTTSATSTTTTASPPQASTIASLLQPAPQAPSAGITSATTAAASNPPNLTTTQQILGRRQRGDESEDLPSQGEDATAGILLPQQQPTRRNKRLRTGEEDMRTDYDSQPSSSSSSSSYRAGWASNGSAFRRNKSNTETGNGNNNNNNNNNNNNNNNNNEEMYSSLHLRGGVPPDYFGHDREEVTRILIQALDDLGYADAAQIVSQQSGYEVESPNVAAFRAAVLEGRWDNAESLLWGAGGGGLGGLILAPGADRNSMRFRLRQQKFLELLEKGERNKALAVLRRELTPLCKDQPHIISTLSKYLMCQDQEDLRRKAEWDGAGGDSRRKLLRKLSESISPSVMLPEQRLAVLLNDLKNNQIEKCLYHTTTNPPSLYSDHRCEHSQFPTEVMVELDKQQGEVWQIRFSPNGERLATCGSAKGICIWNTQTFNHVRVINTHDAEVSNIAWSPDSTMLLSCSMDGQAKVWNTQTGELVVALEKFGEPVSSAGWLPDGRTFITGSLDKAKSLCEWDLSGSLLYNWTRRHRTEDLVVSANGEWLVAMDDRRGVHIYHIPRREYEVDLILESRLTSVSLSQDSKWLLVNTVDDEALLYDFGTKEVFQKYKGHTGGEVIIRAGFGGAGENLVISGSEDGNVFVWHRTTGQLVHKKMAHSPRVNSVCWNPRDAGMYATCGDEGRVKIWTSPERARQWAAARAQSVPGQRSTTNGTSGEGPSRTGAANGWGLSGNGSGGAGGGPGGEGGNDEEDGEEEEGEEGEEEEVGAHELA, encoded by the exons ATGGAGGGATACTTGAGCGTGCCCCCGGATAGGGGCACGATCATTGGGAGGGCGTTGTGGAAG CCTCGATATCTGGTTGTGGGTGGCCCCCAGCGGGACCGGACGGCCGGTATCATGCGCGCGCCGTCCAACAGGAGCTCGGCTCCCAGGGAGCTGTTCAGAGTGCCATCCGAAGGCATCTATCTGTCGATCTACAAGTCCAAA GACGACCAAGAACCTTCACAGCAGTACTCAATCAACAGCATCACCGACTGTCAGGTGCAGATGATGGCCCATCGTAAACAAGGACCTGTCCTCCCGACTCTGGTCATCAACATTATTCCAGACCCGATTGCGGACAAGCTGCGGAAGCGACGCTCAAGTCGTACGGCTGGCTTCACGTCCAACAAGGACACAGGACCGGCACAGCTGTTGTTCCGTCCCCTGGAtgagcaacagcaacagcagcagcagcagcagcagcagcccagACACAATCTCCAGGACTGGTCTCGCTTCATCCAGCAGCTCATTCAGCCCAATATGCCGCCAGGCAGAGCGCCCCTGAGCCCGGTCACGCCCGCTTCGCCAACATTTGTCAACCCTTTTACCCGTCCAAGGGAATTAAGCGACAGCCAGAGGCCAGGCAGCGGGAATGCTGGACCGCGACCCGGATTCACCAGGGGCCACACGACGCACTCTGGGCGCGACCGCCCTGTGACTTTCTCGGATTCACCAAGTCTGCGATCCAAGCGAAGTGATCTTTCGTCGGCCACGAGCTCGATTCAGACGCACCATATGGCTTTCCAGAATTACACCACTATGCTCCCGGCCGACCTCCCGTCCCCGGCCACCACCGTTGGCGAGTACCAGGGCGAGTTTATCGAGGGGTGGACGTCGGCACAAGGGCGGTCCTCGGCTCTCAGCTCACCGGTGAGGGAACGGGGGAGTGTCAGTTCGGGCCCAACACCACTTGCGCCTATTATGGATGCCGGTACATCGCCTCCAGGGCCACGGGAAACTATTCTGGACCGTGCTTTCCAAATGCGGCGCATTCCCGGCTCGGAACGCGAAGTTCCTGGTGAGGAGAAACTGACTTCATTGGCCCGATTTGATGCTCTTATGCGAGACATGGATGACAAAAGGAGGCAGCGAGAAGCTGAGGATGCCAGGCGGAAGGCAGAGACAGCCGCCGCGGCTTCAGCGTCAGTTTCAGCCCTGGACGAACAAACTGGGCTGAAAAGCGCTTGGGACTTGGATGATGATTCCTCGGAAtatgacgacgatgatgatgacgatagCGATGGGGCATTTGATGAGGCGGATTTGGATGGTGACCGGTTTTCATCCCACCACAGTTCGGCTCAGCGAGCCTTGAATTACATTTCTGGACGACCAGACCTACGAGACCGACCTCACCCGCCACCAAGAACTCACTCGATCAAGACCCCGCTTAGTTATAACCATGAGGCTCTGATGGCATTGTCATCAAGTAGCGGTGTTCGACCCCAGACAGGCTACTCTGGCAACCGGACGAGGCCAGGCATGTCTCAAAGAACACACTCCCAACCACAGCTGGCGACCATCAttgcctcttctccctcaacggCGCTGGCCGAGGATTCACTGTCCAACCTCGGCCCCGGCTCGCCGCCTCCTCTGCAACGAAGCCAGACGGAAAAGCGGCAATCCAACTCGAGCGCCAAACGCCTGAGCTTTAGCGAATTCACCAAGAGGCTGAGCAGCACGAGCAGCTTATTGCTGGTCCAGACCAACAcaagcaacaccagcagccGGGGGAGCAACGGCGAAGCGGCCGACCCTCCCATGCCGCAATCACCACCTCAGagtcttcaccacctccatccccgggctgctccaccagcacccctGCCACCGCAGTCGCCAACTTCGATGAGCGAGCGTGATCGCTGCGGATGGCGCGGCAGC GCATTCCGCGAGGACAGAACCCCAGTCCCGCGGATCCCTACATCCATCGCCGTGGCAGaccagcaacccccaaccctcaacacTACGtcagccacctccaccaccaccactgcgAGTCCTCCCCAAGCCTCGACGATAGCATCGTTGTTGCAGCCCGCTCCGCAGGCCCCCTCGGCTGGAATCAcctctgccaccaccgctgccgcttccaaccctcccaacctgACGACAACACAGCAGATATTAGGAAGGAGGCAGCGGGGCGACGAGTCTGAGGACCTGCCTTCTCAAGGCGAAGACGCCACCGCCGGCATTTTGttacctcaacaacaaccaacacgaCGGAACAAGAGATTACGaactggagaagaagacatGAGAACCGACTACGATTCccaaccctcatcatcatcatcatcatcatcctaCAGAGCCGGTTGGGCTTCCAACGGTTCAGCTTTTAGACGCAACAAAAGCAACACCGAAACCGGAAACggtaacaacaacaacaacaacaacaacaacaacaacaacaacaacaacaataacgAGGAAATGTACTcgtccctccacctccgagGCGGCGTCCCGCCAGATTACTTCGGTCACGACCGTGAGGAAGTTACGAGGATTCTTATACAAGCTCTGGATGACTTGGGGTATGCCGATGCGGCCCAGATAGTCTCGCAGCAGTCGGGGTACGAGGTCGAGTCACCAAACGTGGCGGCTTTCCGGGCGGCAGTGCTGGAGGGGAGATGGGACAATGCGGAGAGCCTGCtttggggggcggggggagggggactgGGAGGGTTGATTCTCGCTCCTGGGGCAGACCGCAACTCGATGAGGTTCAGACTTAGGCAGCAAAAGTTTCTGGAGCTTCTGGAGAAGGGCGAGAGGAACAAGGCGTTGGCGGTCCTGAGGAGAGAGCTGACGCCGCTTTGCAAGGATCAGCCGCATATTATCAGCACCTTGAGTAAGTATCTAATGTGTCAAGACCAGGAGGATCTGAGGCGCAAGGCCGAGTGGGATGGGGCCGGAGGGGATAGCAGACGgaagttgttgaggaagctATCTG AATCCATATCACCCTCGGTGATGCTCCCCGAACAGAGACTTGCTGTGCTTCTCAACGATCTGAAAAACAACCAGATAGAAAAGTGTCTCTATCACACGACGACAAACCCGCCGTCGCTCTACTCGGATCACCGGTGCGAGCACTCTCAGTTCCCAACCGAGGTCATGGTGGAGCTGGATAAGCAGCAGGGAGAGGTGTGGCAGATAAGGTTCTCGCCCAACGGCGAACGCCTCGCAACCTGCGGCAGTGCCAAGGGTATTTGCATCTGGAACACGCAGACGTTTAACCACGTGCGTGTGATCAACACGCACGACGCTGAGGTGTCCAACATTGCGTGGAGCCCCGACAGCACGATGCTTTTGAGCTGTAGTATGGATGGGCAGGCCAAGGTGTGGAACACGCAGACGGGGGAACTGGTCGTGGCGCTCGAGAAGTTTGGGGAGCCAGTCAGCAGTGCTGGGTGGCTGCCGGATGGGAGGACCTTCATTACTGGGTCTCTTGACAAGGCCAAGTCGCTGTGTGAGTGGGACCTGTCTGGAAGTTTGCTCTACAACTGGACCAGGCGGCATAGGACCGAGGACCTGGTCGTGTCGGCGAATGGGGAGTGGCTGGTGGCCATGGACGACAGGCGCGGCGTGCATATCTACCACATCCCTCGTCGGGAGTACGAGGTCGACCTGATACTGGAGAGCAGGCTCACTAGCGTCAGCCTGAGTCAGGACTCAAAGTGGTTGTTGGTCAACACGGTCGATGACGAGGCGCTGTTGTACGACTTTGGGACGAAGGAGGTGTTTCAAAAGTACAAGGGGCACACGGGGGGCGAGGTGATTATCCGGgcggggtttgggggagCGGGCGAGAACCTTGTGATCAGCGGGAGCGAGGACGGGAACGTGTTTGTCTGGCACAGGACGACGGGGCAGTTGGTGCACAAGAAGATGGCGCATAGCCCGAGGGTGAATTCGGTTTGTTGGAATCCGAGGGATGCGGGGATGTATGCTACTTgtggggatgaggggagggtgaaaat ATGGACGAGTCCTGAGCGGGCGAGACAATGGGCTGCTGCGAGGGCGCAGTCGGTCCCGGGGCAGAGGTCGACGACTAATGGGACATCGGGTGAGGGGCCTTCTAGGACAGGTGCGGCGAATGGCTGGGGGTTAAGTGGGaatgggagtggtggtgctggtggggggcctggaggagaggggggtaatgatgaggaggatggggaggaggaagaaggggaagagggagaggaggaggaagtggggGCTCATGAGTTGGCTTAG